Proteins encoded by one window of Maliibacterium massiliense:
- a CDS encoding SdpI family protein, with product MFALLLVATLLLPCMMLAIGLLWRRHPPKDINSLYGYRTPRSTHSREAWAFAHQYCSRVWLVCGGALLAVTLAVMLLCARAEWAALWQRATLWLVGAQVIVMLLSIIPVERALKARFGAQGRARGKGGSSS from the coding sequence ATGTTTGCTCTTTTGCTGGTTGCCACACTGCTTTTGCCCTGCATGATGCTGGCAATCGGGCTGCTGTGGCGCAGGCATCCGCCCAAGGATATCAACAGCCTCTACGGCTACCGCACGCCGCGTTCCACGCACAGCCGCGAAGCCTGGGCCTTTGCCCATCAGTACTGCAGCCGTGTGTGGCTGGTGTGCGGGGGCGCGCTGCTGGCCGTCACCCTGGCGGTAATGCTGCTCTGCGCGCGGGCCGAATGGGCTGCGCTGTGGCAGCGGGCCACGCTGTGGCTGGTGGGCGCGCAGGTGATCGTGATGCTCCTGTCGATTATCCCCGTCGAGCGCGCGCTCAAGGCGCGCTTTGGCGCCCAGGGCCGTGCCCGCGGTAAGGGCGGCTCCAGCAGCTGA
- the tpx gene encoding thiol peroxidase, whose amino-acid sequence MHTITFKGKPITLAGSQVRVGARIPEFTLTDNNLADVTSDSLRGTRAFLSVPSLDTGVCDLEVRNFNEKAASLQGVSIYAVSMDLPFAQKRWCGAHDVAHVRTLSDYKQRSFGRATGTLIEELGLLTRAVFIVDAKDHVTYAEYVPEVSQHPDYEAAYAALQQLR is encoded by the coding sequence ATGCACACCATCACATTCAAAGGTAAACCCATCACCCTTGCGGGCAGTCAGGTGCGCGTAGGCGCGCGCATACCCGAATTTACCCTGACAGACAACAACCTGGCCGACGTGACGTCCGATTCGCTGCGCGGCACGCGCGCCTTTTTGAGCGTGCCCTCGCTTGATACCGGCGTGTGCGATCTGGAGGTGCGCAATTTTAATGAAAAGGCGGCGTCACTGCAAGGCGTGTCCATCTACGCGGTGAGCATGGATTTGCCCTTTGCGCAGAAGCGCTGGTGCGGCGCGCATGATGTGGCGCACGTGCGCACGCTCTCGGATTACAAGCAGCGCAGCTTCGGCCGGGCGACAGGTACGTTGATCGAAGAGCTGGGCCTGCTGACGCGCGCGGTGTTCATTGTGGATGCCAAGGACCACGTCACCTACGCGGAGTATGTGCCCGAGGTATCCCAGCATCCCGATTACGAGGCCGCCTATGCGGCCCTGCAGCAGCTGCGCTAA
- a CDS encoding YitT family protein translates to MLRRYPPRKVGSFLLINLAGSYLYAMGLHIFTQPYRIAPGGMVGLATIANYLWGLPIGSTAFVLNIPLLILAWRGISHAFALLTALSTLLFTLCTDLFVVWMPVYPSASPLAPLLAALFGGILMGVGNALVYMSHSTTGGTAIVGALLQKRWPQRSMGTLITLVNLVVVIASIFAFRNIDAAIFAGICIAVSGVVMDKIVYGLNTNRLLFIISDAGEAIQREILRTLRRGVTALEGEGAYMHRKKKVLLCVVSKAQFYKIRALVQRVDPRAFIVGCEAGSVLGQGFRHID, encoded by the coding sequence ATGCTGCGCCGCTATCCTCCGCGCAAGGTCGGCTCGTTTCTGCTTATCAACCTGGCCGGCTCGTATCTCTACGCCATGGGGCTGCACATCTTTACCCAGCCCTACCGCATCGCGCCCGGCGGCATGGTGGGCCTGGCTACCATCGCCAACTACCTGTGGGGCCTGCCCATCGGCAGCACCGCCTTTGTGCTCAACATCCCGCTGCTCATCCTGGCCTGGCGCGGCATCTCCCACGCCTTTGCGCTGCTTACTGCGCTTTCCACGTTGCTCTTTACGCTGTGCACCGATCTTTTTGTGGTGTGGATGCCCGTCTACCCCTCCGCATCCCCGCTCGCCCCGCTGCTCGCCGCGCTCTTTGGCGGCATCCTGATGGGCGTAGGCAACGCGCTTGTGTACATGAGCCACTCCACCACCGGCGGCACCGCCATTGTGGGCGCGCTGCTGCAAAAGCGCTGGCCACAGCGCTCCATGGGCACCTTGATCACGCTTGTCAACCTAGTGGTGGTCATCGCCTCCATTTTCGCCTTCCGCAACATCGATGCTGCCATCTTTGCGGGCATATGCATCGCGGTATCCGGCGTGGTGATGGACAAAATCGTCTACGGGCTCAACACCAACCGGCTGCTGTTTATCATCTCCGATGCGGGGGAAGCCATCCAGCGGGAGATTCTGCGCACCCTGCGGCGCGGCGTCACCGCGCTGGAGGGGGAGGGCGCCTACATGCACCGCAAAAAGAAGGTGCTGCTCTGCGTGGTGAGCAAGGCGCAGTTTTATAAAATACGCGCACTGGTACAACGCGTGGACCCGCGTGCGTTCATCGTGGGCTGTGAGGCGGGCAGCGTGCTGGGGCAGGGTTTCCGGCATATCGATTAA
- a CDS encoding MerR family transcriptional regulator gives MYSIGTFSQMNHVSVKTLRHYDAIGLLKPRYVDTRTMYRYYDASQMTELYHILTLKQLGFSLDEIREVQAQRASLAQVLAQKQQQVQCTLQLETAKLSRIRTTLEAIEKGWDQMQDVVIKALPEVTIASVRRVMKNYEELNYLMPEVLGRLMQEAGCVCAAPDYCFNTYYDCEYRERDVDVEVCQAVTKLQPDHGELHFQKLEHVPQAACLLHHGSYDTLPKSYAAINAWIAQNGYKVVGMPRESYIDGVWNKERPEDWLTELQFPIAKA, from the coding sequence ATGTACAGTATCGGGACGTTCTCCCAAATGAACCACGTCAGCGTCAAGACGCTGCGCCACTACGACGCGATCGGTCTGCTCAAGCCGCGCTATGTGGATACGCGCACGATGTACCGCTATTACGACGCCTCGCAGATGACGGAGCTCTATCATATCCTTACGCTCAAGCAGCTGGGGTTTTCGCTCGACGAGATTCGGGAGGTGCAGGCGCAACGCGCGTCGCTTGCACAGGTGCTTGCGCAAAAACAGCAGCAGGTGCAGTGCACCTTGCAGCTGGAGACGGCCAAGCTCAGCCGGATACGCACAACCCTGGAGGCCATAGAGAAAGGTTGGGATCAAATGCAGGATGTGGTTATCAAGGCGCTGCCTGAGGTGACGATTGCAAGCGTGCGGCGCGTGATGAAGAATTATGAGGAGCTCAATTACCTGATGCCCGAGGTGCTGGGCAGGCTAATGCAGGAGGCGGGCTGCGTGTGCGCCGCGCCGGACTACTGCTTCAATACTTATTACGATTGCGAGTATCGCGAGCGCGATGTGGACGTGGAGGTGTGCCAGGCGGTGACCAAGCTGCAGCCGGACCACGGCGAGCTGCATTTCCAGAAGCTGGAACACGTGCCGCAGGCCGCCTGTCTTCTGCACCATGGCAGCTACGATACGCTGCCCAAGAGCTACGCGGCGATCAACGCCTGGATCGCGCAGAACGGCTATAAAGTGGTGGGAATGCCGCGTGAGAGCTACATCGACGGCGTCTGGAACAAGGAGCGTCCGGAGGATTGGCTCACCGAGCTGCAGTTTCCCATTGCCAAGGCATAG
- a CDS encoding FAD-dependent oxidoreductase: protein MKTVIIGGVAGGASAAARLRRLDEQAEILVLERGPYISFANCGLPYFIGGTIKEKGALTLQTPQSFKARFNVDVRVLHEAVSIDTARKTVRVRDLEVDETYEESYDALILSPGAAPIVPNIAGLPCEGVFTLRNIPDTIAIDAYIKEKAPARAVVVGGGYIGVEMAENLAQAGLDVTIVEMADHLIAPLDFDMACDVHAYVAQQGIALRLNNGLQSIARQEDGTLALTLQHGSVQADMVILAIGVRPESGLAKEAGLATNARGAIIVDDHMHTSAPDVYAVGDAVQVTDFVTGAPAFVPLAGPANRQGRIAADNICGLASRYTGTQGSAVLKVFDMTIATTGVNERAAQAAGLDYDKVFTYSPAHAGYYPGGRNISIKTLYEKGTGKILGAQLVGFEGVDKRCDVLATAIRAGMTGYDLTRLELCYAPPFSSAKDPVNMVGFVIENALTGKVKHFHWHDVADLPRDGSVTLLDVRTAGEYAAGHIDGFINIPLDRELRARARAELDADKPVYVHCLSGLRSYVACRILTGLGFDCYNLSGGYRLYHIVAQGRRTSEHGCYDAD, encoded by the coding sequence ATGAAGACGGTGATCATCGGCGGCGTGGCGGGCGGCGCATCGGCCGCGGCGCGCCTGCGCAGGCTGGACGAACAGGCGGAAATCCTGGTGCTGGAGCGCGGGCCCTATATCTCCTTTGCCAACTGCGGCCTGCCCTACTTCATCGGCGGCACAATCAAGGAAAAGGGCGCGCTCACGCTGCAGACGCCCCAGAGCTTCAAGGCCCGCTTTAACGTGGATGTGCGCGTGCTGCACGAGGCCGTGTCCATCGACACGGCGCGCAAAACCGTGCGCGTGCGCGATCTGGAGGTTGACGAGACGTATGAGGAAAGTTACGACGCGCTGATCCTCTCGCCCGGTGCGGCGCCCATCGTGCCCAATATCGCGGGGCTGCCCTGCGAGGGCGTATTTACCCTGCGCAACATTCCCGATACCATAGCCATTGACGCCTATATCAAGGAAAAAGCGCCCGCGCGCGCCGTGGTTGTGGGCGGCGGCTACATCGGCGTGGAGATGGCGGAGAATCTTGCGCAGGCAGGCCTGGACGTCACTATTGTGGAGATGGCGGACCACCTCATCGCGCCGCTTGACTTTGATATGGCCTGCGACGTGCACGCCTACGTGGCGCAGCAGGGCATCGCGCTGCGGCTCAACAACGGCCTGCAGAGCATTGCGCGCCAGGAGGACGGCACGCTTGCGCTGACGCTCCAGCACGGCAGCGTGCAGGCGGACATGGTGATACTGGCCATCGGCGTGCGGCCTGAGAGCGGCCTTGCCAAGGAGGCAGGGCTTGCGACCAACGCGCGCGGCGCCATCATCGTGGACGATCACATGCACACCAGCGCGCCCGATGTCTACGCGGTGGGCGACGCGGTACAGGTGACGGACTTTGTCACCGGCGCGCCCGCGTTTGTGCCGCTGGCAGGGCCCGCCAACCGGCAGGGGCGCATCGCGGCGGATAATATCTGCGGCCTGGCGAGCCGCTACACGGGCACGCAGGGCTCGGCGGTGCTCAAGGTATTCGACATGACCATCGCCACCACGGGTGTAAACGAGCGCGCCGCCCAGGCTGCGGGACTGGATTACGACAAGGTGTTTACCTATTCTCCCGCGCACGCAGGCTATTATCCGGGCGGGCGCAACATCTCCATCAAAACCCTCTACGAAAAGGGCACCGGCAAAATCCTGGGCGCGCAGCTGGTGGGCTTTGAGGGCGTGGATAAGCGCTGCGACGTACTGGCCACGGCCATCCGCGCGGGGATGACCGGATACGACCTGACGCGCCTGGAGCTGTGCTACGCGCCCCCCTTCTCCTCGGCCAAGGACCCGGTGAACATGGTGGGCTTTGTGATTGAAAACGCGCTCACCGGCAAGGTGAAGCACTTCCACTGGCACGATGTGGCGGACCTGCCGCGCGACGGCAGCGTGACGCTGCTGGACGTGCGCACCGCCGGCGAGTACGCCGCGGGGCACATCGACGGCTTTATCAACATCCCGCTGGACAGGGAGCTGCGCGCCCGCGCCAGGGCGGAGCTGGATGCGGATAAGCCCGTCTACGTGCATTGCCTAAGCGGCCTGCGCAGCTACGTGGCCTGCCGCATCCTTACAGGGCTGGGCTTTGACTGCTACAACCTGTCGGGCGGCTACCGGCTCTATCACATCGTCGCCCAGGGGCGGCGCACATCGGAGCACGGCTGCTACGACGCGGACTGA
- a CDS encoding LysR family transcriptional regulator has protein sequence MTIRHLRILIAVADTGRMRLAAKQLYISQPTVSQAIAELERHYESRIFERLNRRLYITAFGTQLLGYARHIVALFDEMELQARYRAGHPAIKVGATLTPGATLLADIVNAFEQAHPEGRVDVYVDNTSVVEAMLLKSALDVGLVEGNVRSGELVCTPFMRDEMVLICAPEHPFAGRKTISAQALAGQRFVLREPGSGTREQFMAYLSERGVQIDEKWVCHASDAIKEAVMRGQGLSVLSAHLVREEAAQKKLHIVRFDDVQLIRTFCIVRHKNKFITPMLQAFLDTCRAQAQSAS, from the coding sequence TTGACCATCCGACATCTGCGCATCCTCATCGCCGTGGCGGATACCGGGCGCATGCGCCTTGCGGCAAAGCAGCTCTATATTTCGCAGCCCACCGTCAGCCAGGCGATCGCCGAGCTGGAGCGGCACTACGAAAGCCGCATCTTTGAGCGGCTGAACCGCCGGCTCTACATCACGGCGTTTGGCACCCAGCTGCTCGGCTACGCGCGGCATATCGTGGCGCTCTTTGATGAGATGGAGCTGCAGGCGCGCTACCGCGCGGGACATCCGGCCATCAAGGTGGGGGCGACGCTCACCCCGGGCGCTACGCTGCTTGCCGATATTGTGAACGCCTTTGAACAGGCCCATCCGGAGGGACGCGTGGATGTCTACGTGGACAACACCAGCGTGGTTGAGGCGATGCTGCTCAAAAGCGCGCTGGATGTGGGCTTGGTGGAGGGTAATGTGCGCAGCGGAGAGCTTGTATGCACCCCCTTTATGCGCGATGAGATGGTGCTCATCTGCGCGCCGGAGCACCCCTTTGCAGGGCGCAAGACCATCTCGGCGCAGGCGCTTGCGGGCCAGCGCTTTGTGCTGCGGGAGCCGGGCAGCGGCACGCGGGAGCAGTTTATGGCGTATCTTTCGGAGCGGGGCGTGCAGATCGATGAAAAGTGGGTGTGTCACGCAAGCGACGCCATCAAGGAGGCGGTGATGCGCGGGCAGGGCCTCTCGGTGCTTTCGGCGCACCTGGTGCGGGAGGAGGCGGCACAGAAAAAGCTGCACATCGTGCGCTTTGACGATGTGCAGCTGATTCGCACGTTTTGCATTGTCCGCCATAAGAACAAGTTTATCACGCCCATGCTGCAGGCGTTTTTGGATACCTGCCGCGCGCAGGCTCAGTCCGCGTCGTAG
- a CDS encoding 4Fe-4S binding protein — protein MAISPQDRARVKGEGFLTNRGTDLFSARIITENGVLSAAQLRNLSEVAQNYGNGQVAFTSRLTVELPGISFDDIPAVQAYVAKEGMVTGGTGSKVRPVVACKGTVCVFGLIDTQALAKEIHDRFYVGYRDVILPHKFKIAVGGCPNNCVKPDLNDLGIVGARMPAYASAQCRGCKTCGVQASCPMAAASLAEGKLAIDAEICNQCGRCVDQCPFGAVPGGEAGYKVYVGGRWGKQVRRGDLLGRIFTKEEVLDIVEKAILLFKREGEKGERFASMVERLGVRRVEKLLTSNILLRQKADILAVAGEGGATC, from the coding sequence ATGGCAATTTCTCCACAGGACCGCGCGCGCGTGAAGGGCGAAGGCTTTCTGACCAACCGGGGCACCGACCTGTTCTCCGCCCGCATCATCACGGAAAACGGCGTGCTCTCCGCCGCGCAGCTGCGCAATCTGAGCGAGGTGGCGCAAAACTACGGCAACGGGCAGGTTGCCTTCACCTCCCGGCTGACCGTGGAGCTGCCCGGTATCTCGTTTGACGACATACCCGCCGTGCAGGCATATGTCGCCAAGGAGGGCATGGTCACCGGCGGCACCGGCTCTAAAGTGCGCCCGGTGGTGGCGTGCAAAGGCACGGTGTGCGTCTTCGGCCTGATCGACACGCAGGCCCTGGCCAAGGAGATTCACGACCGCTTCTACGTGGGTTACCGCGACGTGATTCTGCCCCACAAATTCAAAATCGCGGTGGGTGGCTGCCCCAACAACTGCGTCAAGCCCGATCTCAACGACCTGGGCATCGTGGGGGCGCGCATGCCCGCCTACGCGAGCGCGCAGTGCCGCGGCTGCAAAACCTGCGGCGTGCAGGCGAGCTGCCCCATGGCGGCTGCAAGCCTCGCTGAGGGCAAGCTTGCCATCGACGCGGAAATCTGCAACCAGTGCGGCCGCTGCGTGGACCAGTGCCCCTTCGGCGCGGTGCCCGGCGGCGAGGCAGGCTATAAGGTGTACGTCGGCGGTCGCTGGGGCAAGCAGGTGCGCCGGGGCGACCTACTGGGCCGCATCTTTACCAAGGAAGAGGTGCTGGATATCGTGGAGAAGGCCATCCTGCTCTTTAAGCGCGAGGGCGAAAAAGGCGAGCGCTTTGCCTCCATGGTGGAGCGCCTGGGCGTGCGCCGCGTGGAAAAGCTGCTGACAAGCAACATCCTGCTGCGCCAGAAGGCGGATATTCTGGCCGTGGCTGGCGAGGGCGGCGCCACATGCTAA